The DNA segment TATGTTAACTATTATAACCGATTGCTTACAGGTAAGGAATTTGCAAAGGAGCGGCGGGTATTTAATTTATCTACGCTTTTTAAGAAAAGATATGAGGAGGCAAAAGTGGGGCTGCGTTACAAGCGGTTTAGATTATTAAAGTTAAAGACAAGCTATGAATTGCTTGTGCAGCTTATCACTGCGTTTACTTTGATTGCTGTGTTTGCTTATATTTCGAGGGAAGCTGTGGAAGGGAATATCTCTCAGGGGCAAACGGTCATGTTTTTTCTGGCATTGTATAGAGGTTATAGTTTCTTGCAGGATCTGTTGGGACAAATATCCGCTTTGTATGAGGATGGTCTATTCTTGAAAAACTTTTTTGAATTTGTGGACTATGAGGTTGTCAGTAGTAGAAAGGAAAGGTCTGCTACTTTTCCTGAGCCCATGAAGGAAGGTTTGCTGATTGATCATATAAGTTTTAAATATCCCAACAGTTCCCGTCAGGTGTTTAAAAATCTTCACCTAAAGATCAATAAAGGAGAAACAGTTGCCTTGGTGGGGGCAAATGGTGCAGGGAAATCTACACTGGTAAAGTTGCTTTGTGGTCTTTATGAGCCAGATAGTGGCGAGATATTTATAGATGATATAGCAATGTCTGATATTCGCTTGGAGTCTATGGCAGAAAATATAAGCGCTGTATTTCAAGATTTTATGCTGTATAATGTTTCGGCCAAAGAAAATATATGGTTTGGGAATATTACGAAAGATAAAGACGATAAGGATCTTGTTTCTAGTGCAAAAAAATCAGGGGTACATCAGTTGTTGAAGGATCTCCCTCAGGGCTATGAGACTCCATTGGGCACTTTGTTTAAAAATAGTGAGATGTTAAGTGTGGGTGAGTGGCAACGTATTGCCTTGTCCCGTTCTTTCTTTAATGATGCGCAACTGGTTATTTTGGATGAGCCAACTAGTTCGTTGGATGCATTTACCGAAGCAAAGTTGATTGATCATTTTAAAGCCATTACCGAAGGACGTACTGCTATTATAGTAAGTCATCGCATGTCTACCATTCATATTGCAGACAGAGTAATTGTTCTAGATGATACAGGCGTGGCAGAGGAGGGGAGTCCTGAAGAATTGCTAAAGCAGAAAGGGGTATTCTATCAAATGTTAGCATCTTTCAAGAAGTGAGGTGGTAAAAATACCTTACCATTTTATACCTATTGAAATGTGGATTAATCTTAGTTCGTAGGGCGTTATTTTTTGTCGGTTCATATCGCATGTAATTGAGGACAATTGTGCATGGAAAACTAGCGTAAGCTGGAAGATTTATTCTATAATGATTACTGCGATATTCATTGGGATGATATATTTGTATTTTGATCTAAACAATGGAGTTGTTGGCTGTTTGTCAGGGAAATATAGTAATTGATATATATATAAATATGTATTTGTCCATTGGGTGTAACTTTTTGGAAGTTTTGCGTATAAAGATATGATTGGTTTTTTTAAAGTTTGTAGCTTACTTATTCAGGAATCAAGAGGAATATATTGTTGGAGGCGTTTTTACTATTTTATTTATTAGTTTTTTTGTTGTAGTAGCAGGGAGAGGAAAATATGATTATGAGGAAGATATGTAGTTTTTTGTTGGTGACTATTGGTGCCTTTATTGGTGTGTCTGGACAGGTTTATAGCACAACCGCAGATGGAGATTTTGATGGGGCAGTTTGGGATTATCCAAGTTGGGTTGGAGAGGGTCCACAAGATGGGAAATTAAGTAAAGCGTGGCAAATTGATCATGTACTTACCCGAAACGGAGATGTTACTTCTACGCAGGCAGGAGCTATTTATGGAACCCTTAATGTGGTGGAGGGAGATTATAAAAAAAGCGGAGGAGGTTCGGATGTAATCTATGATGGAGGACGGCTTGAAATTTGGGGTAATTTAACGGCCACGCAGAAAATAGAAGTTAGAGACGGAGGATTGTTAATTGTACATGGTGATGCGAGTTTTAGCAACAGTGGTTCCCAACTGTCAGGAGATGTGATTGTGACGGGGAATGTTTATTTGAAAAATACGGATGTGGTTAGCACCGGTAATTTAATTATAGGTGGAAATTTAGAAGTAGCGAATGGCGGTGGTAGTTTTAA comes from the Saccharicrinis fermentans DSM 9555 = JCM 21142 genome and includes:
- a CDS encoding ABC transporter ATP-binding protein yields the protein MAQVSGRDIIRSLQLIWQSSRWWTIANGLVLLLKGVIPLFLIFIIQHLVDQIGLVLSSGNKEVAFETIGQVLFYAGGVFVLNAVLNSLGGIIREKHSFYINDAVQDLIHHRTVNLDFVNYDDYHFQNIYYRAVNEAAYRPSRIYYGFIHLLQNTITLLLIGGLLASLHWLMLVGLVMVSIPIIVIRLRFSHKIYSFKREHTQEERYVNYYNRLLTGKEFAKERRVFNLSTLFKKRYEEAKVGLRYKRFRLLKLKTSYELLVQLITAFTLIAVFAYISREAVEGNISQGQTVMFFLALYRGYSFLQDLLGQISALYEDGLFLKNFFEFVDYEVVSSRKERSATFPEPMKEGLLIDHISFKYPNSSRQVFKNLHLKINKGETVALVGANGAGKSTLVKLLCGLYEPDSGEIFIDDIAMSDIRLESMAENISAVFQDFMLYNVSAKENIWFGNITKDKDDKDLVSSAKKSGVHQLLKDLPQGYETPLGTLFKNSEMLSVGEWQRIALSRSFFNDAQLVILDEPTSSLDAFTEAKLIDHFKAITEGRTAIIVSHRMSTIHIADRVIVLDDTGVAEEGSPEELLKQKGVFYQMLASFKK